A genomic window from Streptococcus sanguinis includes:
- the trxA gene encoding thioredoxin: MVAAVTDATFAEETKEGLVLIDFWATWCGPCRMQAPILEQLAGEVHEDELKILKMDVDENPNTAREFGIMSIPTLLFKKDGQVVKQVAGVHTKDQLKAIIAELS, from the coding sequence ATGGTAGCAGCAGTTACAGATGCAACATTCGCAGAAGAAACAAAAGAGGGATTGGTTTTGATTGACTTTTGGGCAACTTGGTGCGGTCCGTGCCGTATGCAGGCACCTATCTTGGAGCAGTTGGCAGGAGAAGTTCATGAGGATGAATTGAAAATCCTTAAAATGGATGTGGATGAAAATCCAAATACTGCCCGTGAATTTGGCATTATGTCCATTCCGACCCTTTTGTTCAAGAAAGATGGTCAAGTCGTTAAGCAAGTCGCAGGTGTTCACACCAAAGACCAGCTCAAGGCAATTATCGCTGAATTAAGCTAA
- a CDS encoding DUF4352 domain-containing protein — MNQRIQQEIVSEDNLVYRLKRPLHKQGLFWAALVSGIIIFLLALLSIILVITTIGLMEENDHLKSLTGYHNSPLETYSSHAFEKTVEFSSGLKVTVHSAVEDSKRVMSDESTGVAVVATITVENTSKKPILVSPYDFGLYDKKENVYILDGSTFDNTQIGTNLAPGKSIRFDLVFDGEGGDEDTYTVTYENAKWQKEKSKLKQEKKKEQ; from the coding sequence ATGAATCAGCGAATTCAGCAGGAGATTGTCAGTGAGGACAATCTTGTTTACCGTTTAAAACGTCCTCTCCACAAGCAGGGTCTCTTTTGGGCAGCTCTGGTGTCTGGTATTATCATCTTTCTTCTGGCCTTGCTCAGTATAATCCTCGTCATTACTACGATTGGCCTTATGGAGGAAAATGACCATCTCAAGTCCCTCACAGGCTACCATAACTCGCCTTTAGAGACCTATTCCAGCCACGCTTTTGAGAAAACAGTTGAATTTTCCAGCGGACTCAAGGTGACAGTTCATTCGGCAGTGGAAGATAGCAAGAGAGTCATGAGCGATGAGTCAACAGGAGTAGCTGTCGTTGCAACCATCACGGTTGAAAATACTTCTAAAAAGCCCATTTTGGTCAGTCCTTATGACTTTGGACTTTATGACAAGAAGGAAAATGTCTATATTTTGGACGGCTCAACCTTTGACAATACACAAATCGGCACCAATCTGGCGCCAGGCAAGTCTATCCGCTTTGACTTGGTTTTTGATGGGGAAGGCGGCGATGAGGATACCTATACCGTGACCTATGAAAATGCTAAGTGGCAAAAGGAGAAAAGCAAGCTAAAGCAAGAGAAAAAGAAGGAGCAGTAG
- a CDS encoding mechanosensitive ion channel family protein, protein MSKIGNVFSHYIQQFDWSKIADDLFSKLVSLLLLFILFYIVKKILHLSVAKIIAPSLKLSKQDVARQKTITRLIENLLNYVLYFLLIYWGLSILGLPVSSLLAGAGIAGVAIGMGAQGFLSDLVNGFFILLERQLDVGDDVHLTNGLINIAGTVISVGIRTTQVRDADGTLHFVPNRNILVVSNLSRGDMRVLIDIPIYAQTDLDEIYHIISKVNEEAVPEHPEILKEPNILGPQMASNGQFNFRISMIVQGGMQISIYHIFYRLYHEALLREGIELPTLGPLSKGK, encoded by the coding sequence ATGTCTAAGATCGGAAATGTCTTTTCCCACTATATCCAGCAGTTTGACTGGAGCAAGATTGCAGATGACCTTTTTTCCAAGCTGGTCTCTTTACTTCTGCTTTTTATCTTATTTTACATCGTTAAGAAAATCCTGCATTTGTCAGTGGCCAAGATCATTGCCCCCTCTCTCAAGCTATCCAAGCAAGATGTAGCCAGACAGAAAACTATCACTCGTCTGATTGAGAATCTGCTTAATTATGTCTTGTATTTTCTCTTGATTTACTGGGGTTTATCCATCTTGGGACTGCCGGTTTCCAGCCTTTTAGCTGGTGCCGGAATTGCTGGGGTGGCGATTGGGATGGGAGCTCAGGGCTTCCTGTCGGATTTGGTCAATGGCTTCTTTATTCTTCTTGAGCGACAGTTAGATGTCGGTGACGATGTCCACCTGACTAACGGTCTTATCAACATCGCTGGAACAGTAATCAGTGTTGGGATTCGGACGACGCAGGTACGGGACGCGGACGGAACGCTGCATTTTGTTCCAAACCGCAATATCTTGGTTGTCAGTAATCTGTCTCGAGGCGATATGCGTGTTCTGATTGACATTCCCATTTATGCCCAGACGGATTTGGACGAGATTTACCATATCATTTCTAAGGTCAATGAAGAAGCAGTGCCAGAACATCCAGAGATTCTCAAGGAACCGAATATTTTGGGGCCGCAGATGGCTTCAAATGGCCAGTTCAACTTCCGTATCAGTATGATAGTGCAGGGAGGTATGCAGATTTCTATTTACCATATCTTCTACCGTCTGTACCATGAGGCGCTTTTACGAGAGGGGATTGAGCTTCCGACGCTTGGACCTCTTTCAAAAGGCAAGTAA
- a CDS encoding ribonuclease HIII: MESITLSPKQQEIQAFVKKYQSQLAPSKNPHIQYFFRLDQATVSVFSSGKVLFQGAKAAHYAGFFGHQATKTSSSLASQNFALIGTDEVGNGSYFGGLAVVASFVTPDQHDFLRKLGVGDSKTLNDSKIRQLAPVLKEKIAHQALLLSPEKYNEVIASGYNAVSVKVALHNQAIYLLLQKSINPEKIVIDAFTSQQNYNKYLKQEKNHFPNPVSLIEKAEGKFLAVAVSSIIARDLFLENLENLSQELGYTLPSGAGSKSDKVASQILQSYGMAGLQHSAKLHFKNTEKAQKLLER, translated from the coding sequence ATGGAAAGTATCACCCTCAGTCCCAAACAGCAAGAAATTCAGGCTTTTGTTAAGAAATATCAGAGCCAGCTGGCTCCCAGCAAGAACCCACATATTCAATATTTCTTTCGGCTGGATCAGGCGACGGTCAGTGTCTTTAGCTCCGGAAAAGTTCTCTTTCAAGGGGCAAAAGCTGCTCACTACGCTGGCTTTTTTGGCCATCAAGCGACCAAGACCAGTTCTAGTCTTGCTTCTCAGAATTTTGCCCTCATTGGGACGGATGAGGTCGGAAACGGCTCCTACTTTGGAGGTCTAGCCGTCGTAGCTTCTTTCGTCACTCCAGACCAGCACGACTTTCTGAGAAAACTGGGCGTTGGTGATTCTAAAACCTTGAACGATAGCAAGATTCGCCAACTGGCACCTGTCTTGAAAGAAAAGATTGCCCACCAAGCTCTGCTCCTATCGCCAGAGAAGTACAACGAAGTCATCGCTTCTGGCTACAACGCCGTCTCTGTCAAGGTAGCCCTGCACAATCAAGCTATTTACCTACTGCTGCAAAAAAGCATCAATCCCGAAAAAATCGTCATCGATGCCTTTACCAGCCAGCAAAACTACAATAAATATCTAAAGCAGGAAAAAAATCATTTTCCAAATCCGGTAAGTCTGATTGAAAAGGCTGAAGGAAAGTTTCTAGCTGTTGCGGTCAGCTCTATTATCGCTCGTGACCTCTTTCTGGAAAATCTAGAAAATCTCAGTCAAGAGTTAGGCTATACCCTGCCTAGCGGAGCCGGAAGCAAGAGCGACAAAGTTGCCAGCCAGATTCTTCAATCCTATGGAATGGCCGGTCTGCAGCATTCTGCTAAACTCCACTTTAAAAATACTGAAAAAGCACAAAAACTTCTAGAAAGGTAA
- a CDS encoding sodium:alanine symporter family protein, with amino-acid sequence MLEILNRLDSLVWGPPLLILLVGTGIYLSLRLGLLQIFRLPRAFRLIFVSDEEHQGDVSSFAALCTALAATVGTGNIIGVATAIKTGGPGALFWMWVAAFFGMATKYAEGLLAIKYRRKDAHGAMAGGPMHYILLGMGEKWRPLAIFFAIAGILVALLGIGTFTQVNSITEAMQNTIQLPPAVTASILAILVALVIFSGIQSIARVSTKVVPFMAAIYILGTVTVLAVNLDRLLPTLQLVFSSAFSQTAAVSGFAGATIQMAIQNGVARGVFSNESGLGSAPIAAAAARTKEPVEQGLISMTGTFIDTLIICSLTGLTILITGVWDGNLNGVSLTQAAFATVFDNFGPVLLSVFLVLFAFTTILGWNYYGERCFEFLFGVRYIRVYRLIFVLMIILGGFVGLEAVWIIADIVNALMALPNLIALLVLSPIVISETKRYFAKHRKN; translated from the coding sequence ATGTTGGAAATATTGAATCGGTTGGATTCTTTGGTTTGGGGACCACCCCTGCTCATTTTGCTGGTTGGTACCGGTATCTATCTCAGTCTGCGTCTGGGCTTGCTGCAGATTTTTCGACTTCCGCGTGCCTTTCGGCTAATTTTTGTATCAGACGAGGAGCATCAGGGCGATGTCTCTAGCTTTGCGGCTCTTTGTACGGCTCTAGCCGCGACTGTGGGAACAGGAAATATCATCGGAGTGGCAACGGCCATTAAAACCGGTGGACCGGGTGCCCTCTTCTGGATGTGGGTAGCTGCTTTCTTTGGGATGGCGACCAAGTATGCCGAAGGCCTATTGGCTATCAAGTACCGGCGCAAGGATGCTCATGGTGCTATGGCGGGCGGTCCCATGCACTATATCTTACTAGGGATGGGCGAGAAGTGGCGCCCGCTGGCTATCTTTTTTGCGATAGCTGGTATCTTGGTGGCTCTTTTGGGGATTGGGACCTTTACGCAGGTCAATTCCATCACAGAGGCCATGCAGAATACCATTCAGCTGCCTCCAGCTGTGACAGCTTCTATCTTGGCTATTTTAGTAGCTCTGGTTATTTTCAGCGGCATCCAGTCTATTGCTCGAGTATCGACCAAGGTTGTGCCCTTTATGGCAGCGATTTATATCTTGGGGACTGTGACTGTCCTAGCGGTCAATCTAGATCGATTACTGCCGACTCTCCAGCTGGTCTTTAGTTCAGCCTTTAGTCAGACAGCAGCTGTCAGTGGCTTTGCCGGTGCGACCATCCAGATGGCCATTCAAAACGGGGTTGCGCGTGGAGTTTTCTCCAATGAATCTGGCTTGGGATCAGCGCCCATTGCAGCGGCGGCAGCTCGGACTAAGGAACCGGTAGAACAGGGCTTGATTTCCATGACCGGAACCTTTATCGATACCTTGATTATCTGTAGTCTGACAGGCTTGACGATTTTAATCACAGGGGTCTGGGATGGCAATCTCAACGGTGTGTCCCTGACTCAGGCAGCCTTTGCGACTGTTTTTGATAATTTTGGTCCAGTTCTGCTTTCAGTCTTTCTAGTTCTGTTTGCCTTTACGACTATCTTGGGTTGGAACTACTATGGTGAGCGCTGTTTTGAATTTCTCTTTGGGGTGCGCTATATCCGCGTTTATCGTCTGATATTTGTCCTTATGATCATTCTCGGTGGCTTTGTGGGTCTAGAGGCGGTCTGGATTATTGCAGATATTGTCAATGCCCTCATGGCCTTGCCAAACTTGATTGCCTTATTAGTTTTGTCTCCTATTGTCATCAGTGAGACGAAGAGATATTTTGCCAAGCATCGAAAGAACTAA
- a CDS encoding GNAT family N-acetyltransferase, protein MKIQTYDSTYERSWVYTKALSYLFSPFFDDMSRSKDEFTEEPYQDSIELIAVEDDQVVGLLDIGVYTEEASRSYAYYPGEKIAYFANLAVHPDFQNQGIAGHLFQTAREKLQEKNVEALIIFTRDGEQANHLYQKWGGKLICQDYLVVGRPKDQTPFSFSVDRKQRTICLTDKSGNSLGYYQREGHYIVSREEDLEHFEIDELYKEHTYVLKIE, encoded by the coding sequence ATGAAAATACAAACCTATGACTCGACTTATGAGAGAAGTTGGGTTTATACAAAAGCTTTGAGTTATCTCTTTTCGCCTTTCTTTGATGATATGAGCCGTAGCAAGGATGAGTTTACTGAAGAGCCTTACCAAGATTCGATTGAGCTCATAGCAGTTGAAGATGATCAGGTTGTAGGGCTCCTAGATATTGGGGTATATACCGAAGAAGCAAGTCGTTCTTATGCATATTATCCAGGAGAAAAGATAGCCTACTTCGCTAATCTGGCTGTCCATCCTGATTTTCAGAATCAAGGGATAGCCGGCCACCTCTTTCAAACTGCTCGAGAGAAACTGCAAGAAAAGAATGTTGAGGCCTTGATCATCTTTACCAGAGACGGAGAACAAGCAAATCACCTCTATCAGAAGTGGGGCGGCAAGCTGATTTGTCAAGATTATTTAGTTGTCGGACGCCCCAAAGATCAAACACCGTTTTCTTTCAGCGTTGATAGGAAGCAGCGGACAATCTGTCTGACAGACAAGTCGGGAAATTCCTTAGGCTATTATCAAAGAGAAGGGCATTATATTGTCTCAAGGGAAGAAGATTTGGAGCATTTTGAGATTGATGAACTGTACAAAGAGCATACCTATGTCTTGAAAATCGAATAA
- a CDS encoding C69 family dipeptidase, whose protein sequence is MRIKHASDSCTTILVGKKASYDGSTIVARTEDSQNGVFTPKKFVVVEPQDQPRHYQSVLTSFEMDLPDNPVRYTAVPDAVPKDGIWGAAGINSYNVAVSATETITTNSRVLGADPLVESGISEEDILTLVLPYIKTAREGVLRLGKILEEYGTYESNGIAISDVNEIWWLETIGGHHWMARRVPDDAYVTNPNQLGSDYFEFDNPDHFLCHPNLKNFIKENYLNLNYSDKGFNPRYAFGSQKDKDRHYNTPRAWDIQRFLNPEVEQDPRSFFIPWCRKPYRKITIEDVKYVLSSHYQDSPYDPYGAEGDRHSRRAFRTIGINRTSQTAILQLRPNQPQATTGIQWLSYGSMPYNTAVPFFTQVSTTPDYFANTTDKVSTDSFYWANRLIAGLADAHFSSHVGDLDDYQEKTMAWGHEMIGRVDQALAKGEDVDFEAENQAMSDKVQEATDQLLEKVLLDASNLMTNHFSLSD, encoded by the coding sequence ATGAGAATAAAGCATGCATCAGATTCCTGCACGACTATTTTGGTTGGAAAGAAAGCCAGTTACGACGGTTCAACCATTGTAGCTCGTACAGAGGATTCACAAAATGGGGTCTTTACACCCAAGAAATTTGTCGTAGTGGAGCCACAAGATCAGCCCCGCCATTATCAGTCTGTTTTGACCTCTTTTGAGATGGATTTACCGGACAATCCAGTCCGCTATACGGCAGTGCCAGATGCAGTTCCCAAGGATGGGATTTGGGGAGCAGCTGGAATTAACAGCTACAATGTTGCTGTCAGCGCAACGGAAACGATTACGACTAATAGCCGCGTGCTGGGAGCTGATCCTTTGGTAGAGTCAGGTATCAGCGAGGAAGATATCCTTACGCTGGTTCTCCCCTATATCAAGACGGCACGAGAAGGAGTTCTTCGTCTAGGGAAAATCTTAGAAGAATACGGTACTTATGAGTCTAATGGGATTGCTATTTCAGATGTTAATGAGATCTGGTGGCTGGAGACCATTGGCGGCCACCATTGGATGGCGCGGCGCGTGCCAGATGATGCCTACGTGACCAACCCCAATCAGCTGGGCAGTGATTATTTTGAATTTGACAATCCTGATCACTTCCTCTGTCATCCAAATCTCAAAAACTTTATCAAGGAAAACTATCTCAATCTGAATTACTCGGACAAGGGCTTCAATCCCCGCTATGCTTTTGGCAGCCAGAAGGATAAGGACCGTCATTACAATACACCGCGTGCTTGGGACATCCAGCGTTTTCTCAATCCAGAAGTGGAACAAGATCCAAGGAGTTTCTTCATTCCTTGGTGCCGCAAGCCTTATCGCAAGATTACCATTGAAGATGTCAAGTATGTCCTGAGCAGTCACTATCAGGATTCGCCTTATGATCCTTACGGAGCAGAGGGCGACCGCCACAGCAGACGGGCTTTTCGGACCATTGGAATCAATCGAACCAGTCAGACAGCTATCTTGCAGCTGCGCCCTAATCAACCGCAGGCAACGACGGGTATCCAGTGGTTATCTTACGGCTCTATGCCTTACAATACAGCTGTTCCTTTCTTTACTCAAGTCTCGACAACGCCAGACTACTTTGCCAACACAACGGACAAGGTTTCGACAGATTCCTTCTACTGGGCTAATCGCTTGATTGCTGGTCTGGCTGATGCTCATTTTAGCAGTCATGTCGGTGATTTGGATGATTACCAAGAGAAGACGATGGCCTGGGGTCATGAAATGATTGGTCGGGTAGACCAAGCTCTGGCCAAGGGCGAGGATGTGGACTTTGAAGCTGAAAATCAAGCCATGAGCGATAAGGTGCAAGAAGCGACAGACCAGCTCTTGGAGAAAGTTCTCTTGGATGCCAGCAATCTCATGACCAACCATTTCTCACTGAGTGACTAA
- the sstT gene encoding serine/threonine transporter SstT — protein MLHRFITIWNKTNLIKRISIGIGIGVLLAVIFPQAQAIGLLGQIFVGGLKAIAPLLVFALVANALSQQQKGQKSNMKRVILLYLLGTFAAALVAVLVNFFFPISIELASSSQEVSPPDGIGQVLSNLLLQLVDNPVNALITANYIGILSWAVIFGIAMREASHHSKELLQTLADITSKIVEWIINLAPLGILGLVYTTISGKGFQALKSYGILLLALIASMLIVVLIINPLITFIMLRKNPYPLVWRCLRVSGVTAFFTRSSAANIPVNMKLCRDLGLNPETYSVSIPLGATINMAGAAITINTLTLAAVNALGIRVDFGTALVLSIVAAISACGASGVAGGSLLLIPVACSLFGISNDLAMQVVSVGFVIGVIQDSCETALNSSTDVLFTAVAEMSDWPKEKRY, from the coding sequence ATGCTCCATCGTTTCATCACCATTTGGAATAAAACCAATCTAATCAAGCGGATTTCCATCGGTATTGGCATTGGTGTCCTACTGGCTGTCATCTTTCCCCAAGCACAAGCCATCGGACTTCTGGGCCAAATCTTCGTTGGCGGCCTCAAGGCCATCGCTCCGCTCCTAGTCTTCGCTCTGGTGGCAAATGCCCTGTCGCAGCAGCAAAAAGGGCAAAAGAGCAATATGAAAAGAGTCATCTTGCTCTATCTTCTAGGAACCTTTGCGGCTGCCCTAGTCGCAGTACTAGTCAACTTCTTCTTTCCAATTAGCATAGAGTTGGCTTCGTCCTCCCAAGAAGTTTCTCCGCCAGATGGAATCGGACAAGTTCTCAGCAATCTTCTGCTTCAGCTGGTGGACAATCCCGTCAACGCCCTCATCACCGCTAACTACATTGGCATCCTGTCCTGGGCTGTCATCTTTGGAATTGCCATGCGGGAAGCCAGCCACCACAGCAAGGAACTGTTGCAGACCTTGGCAGATATCACTTCTAAGATTGTCGAGTGGATTATCAATCTAGCCCCTCTTGGTATTCTAGGCTTGGTCTACACGACCATTTCCGGCAAAGGTTTCCAGGCTCTAAAAAGCTATGGTATCCTGCTGTTGGCCTTGATAGCCAGCATGCTGATTGTCGTTCTGATTATCAATCCTTTGATTACCTTTATCATGCTGCGGAAAAATCCTTATCCCTTGGTCTGGCGCTGTCTGCGAGTCAGTGGCGTGACTGCCTTTTTCACGCGCAGCTCTGCGGCTAACATCCCCGTCAATATGAAACTCTGTCGGGATCTGGGGCTCAATCCAGAGACCTACTCGGTCTCTATTCCTCTGGGAGCCACTATCAACATGGCAGGGGCTGCTATTACTATCAATACCCTGACCTTGGCTGCTGTCAATGCGCTGGGTATCAGGGTTGACTTTGGCACGGCTCTAGTTCTCAGTATTGTAGCGGCAATTTCTGCCTGCGGGGCTTCCGGCGTAGCTGGCGGTTCGCTTCTGCTCATTCCGGTCGCCTGCAGCCTCTTTGGGATTTCCAATGATTTGGCCATGCAGGTAGTCAGCGTCGGTTTCGTTATCGGTGTCATTCAGGACTCTTGCGAGACAGCCCTCAACTCTTCTACTGACGTTCTCTTTACAGCTGTGGCCGAGATGAGCGACTGGCCAAAAGAAAAACGCTATTAA
- a CDS encoding endonuclease MutS2, which translates to MNTKILETLEFSKIKELFAPYLLTEQGQLELGLLLPTSKKETVASAFLEMTDMQQIFVQHPHFSLAATQDITALTKRLELESDLNIEEFLALKRVLAVTQELKSFYEDLENVHLEKLDRLFDNLAVFPKLQGSLQAVNDGGFIESFASESLSSIRRKIQENENQVREILQEILKTKGEMLADQVVASRNGRNVLPVKNTYRNRISGVVHDISASGNTVYIEPRAVVNLNEEIASSRADERYEIQRILQELSDLFRPHAAEIANNAWIIGHLDLVRAKVRFMQETGAVVPDLSEEQDIQLLSVRHPLIENAVANDLHFGSDLTEIVITGPNTGGKTIMLKTLGLAQIMAQSGLPILADKGSRVGIFSQIFADIGDEQSIEQSLSTFSSHMTNIVSILEQVDSESLVLLDELGAGTDPQEGAALAIAILEDLRLRQIKTMATTHYPELKAYGIETDWVENASMEFDTDSLRPTYRFMQGVPGRSNAFEIARRLGLAEVIVRHAQEQTDTDSDVNRIIERLEEQTLESRKRLDNIREVEQENLKFNRALKKLYNEFNREKETELNKARLEAQEIVDLALSESESILKNLHDKSSLKPHEIIEAKAQLKKLAPETVDLSKNKVLKQAKKNRAPKVGDDILVTSYGQRGTLVKQLKDGRWEAQIGLIKMTLEEQEFNLLKAEKEQQPKRKQVNVVKRANTAGPKARLDLRGKRYEEAMEELDAFIDQALLNNMAQVDIIHGIGTGVIREGVTKYLRRNKHVKSFGYAPQNAGGSGATIVIFK; encoded by the coding sequence ATGAACACAAAGATTTTAGAAACCTTAGAATTTAGCAAGATTAAAGAACTTTTTGCTCCCTATCTTTTGACCGAGCAGGGGCAGCTGGAGCTGGGCCTGCTTTTGCCGACTAGCAAGAAGGAGACGGTGGCCTCGGCTTTTCTGGAAATGACAGATATGCAGCAGATTTTTGTGCAGCATCCGCACTTTAGTCTGGCCGCGACTCAGGATATTACTGCCTTGACCAAGCGCTTGGAGCTGGAGAGCGACTTGAATATTGAGGAGTTTTTGGCACTCAAGCGCGTCTTGGCTGTGACTCAGGAGCTCAAGTCCTTTTATGAGGACTTGGAAAATGTGCACTTGGAAAAGCTAGACCGTCTGTTTGATAATCTAGCTGTGTTCCCTAAGCTGCAAGGAAGTCTGCAAGCTGTTAATGATGGCGGCTTTATTGAAAGCTTTGCCAGCGAGAGTTTGAGCAGTATCCGCCGAAAAATTCAAGAAAATGAAAACCAGGTGCGGGAAATCCTCCAAGAGATTCTCAAAACCAAGGGAGAGATGCTGGCGGATCAGGTAGTGGCCAGCCGGAATGGCCGCAATGTGCTGCCTGTGAAAAATACCTATCGTAACCGCATTTCTGGTGTGGTTCACGATATTTCAGCCAGCGGCAATACCGTCTATATCGAGCCTAGAGCAGTTGTCAATCTCAACGAAGAAATTGCCAGCAGTCGGGCGGACGAACGTTATGAAATTCAGCGGATTTTGCAGGAATTATCAGACCTCTTCCGTCCCCATGCAGCTGAAATTGCCAACAATGCTTGGATTATCGGACATCTGGACCTGGTGCGTGCCAAGGTCCGCTTCATGCAAGAGACGGGAGCGGTGGTGCCAGACCTGTCGGAGGAGCAGGATATCCAACTGCTCAGTGTCCGTCATCCCCTGATTGAAAATGCAGTGGCTAATGACTTGCATTTTGGGTCAGACTTGACAGAGATTGTCATTACCGGTCCTAATACGGGTGGTAAGACCATCATGCTGAAGACCTTGGGGTTGGCTCAGATCATGGCCCAGTCAGGCCTGCCGATTCTGGCGGACAAGGGGAGCCGCGTCGGGATTTTCAGTCAGATTTTTGCAGACATTGGTGATGAGCAGTCCATTGAGCAAAGCCTGTCGACTTTCTCCAGTCACATGACCAATATCGTCTCTATTTTAGAGCAGGTTGATAGCGAGAGTTTGGTTCTGTTGGATGAGCTGGGAGCCGGGACTGACCCGCAGGAGGGTGCAGCTCTGGCTATTGCTATCTTGGAAGATTTGCGGCTAAGACAGATTAAAACCATGGCGACGACCCACTATCCTGAGCTCAAAGCCTATGGGATTGAGACGGACTGGGTAGAAAATGCCAGCATGGAATTTGATACAGATAGTTTAAGGCCGACCTATCGCTTTATGCAGGGAGTGCCTGGCCGCTCCAATGCTTTTGAAATCGCTCGACGTTTGGGCTTGGCAGAAGTTATCGTCCGTCATGCCCAAGAGCAGACTGACACAGACAGTGATGTCAATCGAATCATTGAGCGCCTAGAGGAGCAGACGCTGGAAAGCCGCAAGCGCTTGGATAATATCCGTGAGGTTGAGCAGGAAAATCTCAAATTTAACCGAGCCCTCAAAAAACTTTACAATGAGTTTAACCGAGAAAAGGAAACCGAGCTCAATAAGGCGCGCTTGGAAGCCCAGGAAATCGTTGATTTGGCTTTGTCAGAGAGTGAGAGCATTCTCAAAAATCTCCATGATAAGTCCAGTCTCAAACCGCATGAGATTATCGAGGCCAAGGCTCAGCTCAAAAAGCTGGCTCCTGAAACGGTTGATTTATCAAAAAATAAGGTGCTCAAGCAGGCCAAGAAAAATCGGGCACCCAAGGTGGGAGATGATATCCTAGTCACCAGCTATGGTCAGCGAGGAACCTTGGTCAAGCAGCTCAAAGACGGCCGTTGGGAAGCTCAGATCGGTCTGATCAAGATGACTCTAGAAGAGCAGGAGTTTAACTTGCTCAAGGCTGAAAAGGAGCAGCAGCCTAAGCGCAAGCAGGTTAATGTGGTCAAGCGGGCCAATACTGCTGGACCCAAAGCTAGACTTGATCTGCGCGGCAAACGCTATGAAGAGGCCATGGAAGAGCTGGATGCCTTTATCGATCAGGCCCTCCTCAATAACATGGCTCAGGTGGATATTATCCACGGTATTGGGACCGGCGTCATCCGTGAAGGGGTGACAAAATACCTCCGCCGCAACAAGCACGTCAAGTCCTTTGGCTATGCCCCGCAAAATGCTGGCGGCAGCGGCGCGACGATTGTGATCTTTAAGTAA
- a CDS encoding CvpA family protein, which yields MFSIVILLILAWSFYIGYSRGIVLQGYYAAATMVSMLVAGAFYKSLAKFISLWVPYASATQGSSTYFFPSSQLFQLDQVFYAGLAYLIIFTAVYILGRFFGIFANLIPYPNKLDTKWYNVTSGAIAVCISIFVLGMCLTILATVPMEMVQERLNSSFMIRFIVKYTPITSNILKDLWVNQVIG from the coding sequence ATGTTTTCTATTGTTATTTTACTAATATTGGCCTGGAGCTTTTATATTGGCTACTCGCGTGGTATTGTTCTGCAGGGCTATTATGCTGCTGCAACTATGGTTTCTATGCTGGTGGCTGGAGCTTTTTATAAGAGCTTGGCTAAGTTTATCAGCCTTTGGGTGCCTTATGCCAGTGCGACTCAGGGCTCTTCGACCTATTTTTTCCCTAGCTCCCAGCTCTTTCAGTTGGACCAGGTTTTTTATGCTGGTTTGGCCTATCTCATTATTTTTACGGCTGTCTACATCCTTGGGCGCTTTTTTGGGATTTTTGCCAATCTGATTCCCTACCCCAATAAGCTGGATACCAAATGGTACAATGTGACCAGCGGAGCCATTGCTGTTTGCATCTCTATTTTTGTTTTGGGAATGTGCCTGACTATTTTAGCGACGGTGCCGATGGAGATGGTTCAGGAGCGACTCAACAGCAGCTTCATGATTCGCTTTATTGTCAAGTATACCCCTATCACATCCAATATCCTCAAAGATCTCTGGGTGAATCAAGTTATCGGATAA